The genomic interval TTCACCTAATCATTGATTACATTTCACAGTGTAATTGAATAAGTGTCGCACGAAATTCTGAATTACATTAACTTTTGTTAGGGCATGGTGGTATACTCAGACCCACCAACAGCGTGTCATGAGATACAGGGTCCTCCGAACACTACCAATTACAATAGTAATTGGATAGCTTTAATTGCTCGCTATAATTGtagttttgaaataaaagttcGAATGGCACAAAAAGCTGGATACGATGCTGCAATTATACACAATATAAACAGCAATGAATTAGGTAAATATGTTCGTTTGCAGTACTGTACAATGAATATAGATTCGTTGAAAATTGCTCTGAtgattgtattttcatatatctACTATTGTTCAACCATAAATACGTAATGTGTTTTGTTGTAGAACCAATGTCAGCAAAAGATTCAACAGGGATTAGGATACCATCTGTGTTTGTCAGCGAGATCACAGGACtaattatcaaagaaaattatttatacgaCCAGTTGTATTTTGTACTAATTAACGAAGGCACTCCATTTAATATTACACATTTACTTCTGCCTTTTGCTATTGTTGTTGGGATATGTTTTCTAGTCGTGGTTATTTCTTTGGTGAGAACACGCGACAACTACTAATGCTATTCAGAGATGTAATCTGTTATGTTTTTAGAAAACGCGTCCGAGTATAAAGTGCTTATCTTTCAATTATAGATTGTTAGATGCATCAAGGATAGAAGACGGCAAAGAAGGCACAGGATGCCGAATTCGAGCTTGAAGAAAATTCCTACGCACAAATATACCAAAGGTGACCCATACGAAACATGTGCTATCTGTCTAGATGATTACATAGAAGGAGAAAAATTAAGAGTATTACCCTGTGCTCATGGTTGGTATAGTTGAATTCAAAGCTTTTCCGTCGAAAGAACAAATATAACGACGATACAAAATAAACGTTTTCAGCTTACCACACGAAATGTATCGACCCGTGGCTAACGAACAATCGTAGGGTCTGTCCAGTTTGTAAACGAAAAGTTTTTGCCGCGAATGAGCAAGTTGACGTTAGTGACGAAAGTGATTCGAATGCTGACGATACGACACCTTTAATTCGTGACGGTCACCAAGGTAGTAGACCCTTAAAGCAGCTAAGAGCTGCTGATTCTCTTGCTGATGATTACATTGTCCAACCAATTTCAAATCAATATTTCTGCAGGCACCCAGGGTGGAACGTTTACGCGAAGTTACATGCGCTATCTGAGGGATAATGCTTTTCCGCCTGCCCCGGAGACGCTGCGGCAGGATACGATTCATTCTGGCAGCAGTTCCGATTCTGATCAGTTCTCCGAGGAATCCGAAGACGGGGCTAGCGCGAGTGCCGGAGAACCGTCGAGCAGGATCGCTTTCGTGAGTTCCGATGTTCACAGCATTAATGGTAAGAGACCTCAGTTTCTATCCGCAACCCTTTCACTACGTCGCCATCGGCGATGATCTAGTGATCCATCCGGTGTAGATCAGCGTTCCTCAATCTTTCTGTCGCGCGACCCAATACATTTATTCACAATGGTACCACTGTCCAAGTATTAGATCATCTCGTCACCTGTATCGTTtcttactagactgcggacttttatacaaaataaaaattgtctggattAATTGCGAGATACAG from Halictus rubicundus isolate RS-2024b chromosome 2, iyHalRubi1_principal, whole genome shotgun sequence carries:
- the LOC143365707 gene encoding E3 ubiquitin-protein ligase RNF13 isoform X2, which codes for MRQCCLNHQLQLWFMFLIFCVMCNRADILAFSAVARHHIEEEFSDMPARFGGLIPAEGIKGMVVYSDPPTACHEIQGPPNTTNYNSNWIALIARYNCSFEIKVRMAQKAGYDAAIIHNINSNELEPMSAKDSTGIRIPSVFVSEITGLIIKENYLYDQLYFVLINEGTPFNITHLLLPFAIVVGICFLVVVISLIVRCIKDRRRQRRHRMPNSSLKKIPTHKYTKGDPYETCAICLDDYIEGEKLRVLPCAHAYHTKCIDPWLTNNRRVCPVCKRKVFAANEQVDVSDESDSNADDTTPLIRDGHQGTQGGTFTRSYMRYLRDNAFPPAPETLRQDTIHSGSSSDSDQFSEESEDGASASAGEPSSRIAFVSSDVHSINDP
- the LOC143365707 gene encoding E3 ubiquitin-protein ligase RNF13 isoform X1, with protein sequence MRQCCLNHQLQLWFMFLIFCVMCNRADILAFSAVARHHIEEEFSDMPARFGGLIPAEGIKGMVVYSDPPTACHEIQGPPNTTNYNSNWIALIARYNCSFEIKVRMAQKAGYDAAIIHNINSNELEPMSAKDSTGIRIPSVFVSEITGLIIKENYLYDQLYFVLINEGTPFNITHLLLPFAIVVGICFLVVVISLIVRCIKDRRRQRRHRMPNSSLKKIPTHKYTKGDPYETCAICLDDYIEGEKLRVLPCAHAYHTKCIDPWLTNNRRVCPVCKRKVFAANEQVDVSDESDSNADDTTPLIRDGHQGTQGGTFTRSYMRYLRDNAFPPAPETLRQDTIHSGSSSDSDQFSEESEDGASASAGEPSSRIAFVSSDVHSINGELSELECSGIST